A section of the Streptomyces sp. V3I8 genome encodes:
- a CDS encoding class I SAM-dependent methyltransferase, translating into MFTPQGPTFRELAVQALSSVEHGYDLLAPKFDHTPFRTPDSFLRSVARALTDLGPFGSGLDLCCGTGAGMDVLRAVCRERVTGVDISTGMLDVARRQQGPDGPPASWVRGDARALPFGPAFDLVVSFGAFGHFLPRELPGLFAQVHSVLRPGGRFAFPVVAPARPGSRGHLAMLGFDAVMKVRNAVWRPPFVMYYREFRLGEVRRELARAGFTVELYALPEFGRRDDGSPRCRMVVATRPAGSGPAV; encoded by the coding sequence ATGTTCACGCCGCAAGGTCCCACGTTCCGCGAACTCGCCGTGCAGGCGCTGTCGTCCGTCGAACACGGCTACGACCTGCTCGCGCCCAAGTTCGACCACACCCCGTTCCGTACGCCGGACTCGTTCCTGCGGTCCGTCGCGCGGGCCCTGACGGACCTCGGGCCGTTCGGCAGCGGGCTCGACCTGTGCTGCGGCACCGGCGCGGGCATGGACGTGCTGCGGGCGGTGTGCCGGGAGCGCGTCACCGGTGTCGACATCAGCACGGGCATGCTCGACGTGGCGAGGCGGCAGCAGGGCCCGGACGGACCGCCCGCCTCCTGGGTGCGCGGTGACGCGCGCGCCCTGCCGTTCGGCCCCGCCTTCGACCTGGTGGTGAGCTTCGGGGCGTTCGGGCACTTCCTGCCCCGCGAGCTGCCGGGGCTGTTCGCACAGGTCCACTCGGTGCTGCGGCCCGGCGGGCGGTTCGCCTTCCCGGTCGTGGCGCCGGCCCGCCCCGGCTCGCGCGGCCACCTGGCCATGCTGGGCTTCGACGCGGTGATGAAGGTACGGAACGCGGTGTGGCGTCCCCCGTTCGTCATGTACTACCGGGAGTTCCGGCTCGGTGAGGTCCGGCGGGAGCTGGCCCGCGCCGGCTTCACGGTCGAGCTGTACGCCCTGCCCGAGTTCGGCCGCCGGGACGACGGCAGCCCGCGCTGCCGGATGGTGGTGGCCACGAGGCCCGCGGGGTCCGGGCCGGCGGTTTAG